In Acidobacteriota bacterium, the following proteins share a genomic window:
- the cysS gene encoding cysteine--tRNA ligase — MLRFQNTLTGRLDPFEPVAPPRVGLYCCGPTVYTFAHIGNFRTFVFEDILNRYLRSKGFDVNYVMNVTDIDDKTIRDSRAAGMSLSDFTKRYTATFLEDLETLRVKRPDTLCPATEHIPEMEALVRNLLDKGLAYVSEGSVYFKIDAFPGYGKLSKKDFTGIRDGARVDSDEYEKENARDFVLWKGSREGEPSWEAPFGAGRPGWHLECSAMSLKYLGDSFDLHCGGTDLVFPHHENEIAQSEGATGKPFVKYWLHSEYLIVNGEKMSKSKGNFFTLRDLVARGHNPLAIRYLLLSVPYRKPLNFTEEGVGQAQAALDRIHDFVDTLGRKALEPGETEAVAEACREFLHRFEEGLDDDLNTSAGLAALFDFIRENNRRLAEGGVRAGDRERILQALRRIDEVLDVLNPCRMETPADDEAQILDLVRQREEARRGKDWKRSDALRDALKNMGISIKDTPEGTVWKRERP, encoded by the coding sequence ATGCTGAGATTCCAGAACACCCTGACCGGAAGACTCGACCCCTTCGAACCCGTCGCTCCCCCCCGGGTGGGGCTCTACTGCTGCGGCCCCACGGTGTACACCTTCGCCCACATCGGCAATTTCCGAACCTTCGTCTTCGAGGACATCCTCAACCGCTACCTGCGCTCGAAAGGCTTTGACGTGAACTATGTCATGAACGTCACCGACATCGACGACAAGACCATCCGGGACTCCCGGGCCGCCGGGATGAGCCTCTCGGATTTCACGAAGCGCTACACCGCCACCTTCCTGGAGGACCTGGAAACCCTGCGGGTGAAGCGCCCCGACACCCTGTGCCCGGCGACGGAGCACATCCCGGAGATGGAGGCCCTCGTCCGGAACCTCCTGGACAAGGGCCTGGCCTATGTCAGCGAGGGTTCGGTCTACTTCAAGATCGACGCGTTCCCCGGCTACGGGAAACTCTCGAAGAAGGACTTCACGGGAATCCGGGACGGCGCCCGGGTGGACTCGGACGAGTACGAGAAGGAGAATGCCCGGGACTTCGTGCTCTGGAAGGGGTCGCGGGAAGGGGAGCCTTCCTGGGAAGCCCCCTTCGGGGCGGGCCGGCCGGGTTGGCACCTCGAGTGCTCGGCCATGAGCCTGAAATACCTGGGCGACAGCTTCGACCTTCACTGCGGCGGGACGGACCTGGTCTTCCCGCACCACGAGAACGAGATCGCCCAGAGCGAGGGGGCCACGGGCAAACCCTTCGTGAAATACTGGCTGCACAGCGAGTACCTGATCGTCAACGGCGAGAAGATGTCCAAGTCGAAGGGGAATTTCTTCACCCTGCGGGACCTCGTCGCCCGGGGGCACAACCCCCTGGCCATCCGCTACCTCCTGCTGTCGGTCCCGTACCGGAAGCCGCTCAACTTCACCGAGGAAGGGGTGGGACAGGCCCAGGCCGCCCTGGACCGGATCCACGACTTCGTGGACACCCTGGGGCGGAAGGCGCTCGAACCGGGCGAGACCGAGGCCGTGGCCGAGGCTTGCAGGGAGTTTCTGCACCGGTTCGAGGAGGGTCTCGACGACGACCTCAACACCTCCGCCGGCCTGGCGGCCCTGTTCGACTTCATTCGCGAGAACAACCGGCGCCTGGCGGAAGGCGGTGTCCGGGCCGGGGACCGGGAGCGGATCCTGCAGGCCCTGCGGCGGATCGACGAGGTGCTGGACGTGCTGAACCCCTGCCGCATGGAAACCCCGGCCGACGACGAGGCGCAGATTCTCGACCTGGTCCGGCAGCGGGAGGAAGCCCGCAGGGGAAAGGACTGGAAGCGCTCCGACGCCCTCCGGGACGCGCTGAAAAACATGGGGATATCGATCAAGGACACCCCGGAAGGCACGGTCTGGAAGCGGGAGCGGCCCTGA
- a CDS encoding histidine kinase produces the protein MGETVSKPLMTTRSEPGPEGATSVAAPPGVEGPVRVEGRPGSGRRVARGVRALACRSAGGADGAGRGNPPRAFILWVGVLVSFWAGAVIADGPAPYPGRFSGPVTPSFLALTTRDGLSNDAVHAIVQDKAGFLWIGTEDGLNRYDGYAFKVFSHDPADPGSLADDFIWCALVDRSGTLWVGTGEGGLARYDRGKECFEHFRHDPANPGSLSDDDVRCIYEDRSGALWVGTLQGGLNVLLPGSRVFTRFQNVPGDPGSLSSNAVLSVVEDRSGTLWVGTQRGLNRLDRSTGRFERVLNDPANPASLGGDDVLVLSESPDGKLWAGTNGGLSVFDPAGRVFRTFRSDSSDSGSLSNNRILSILPARNGDLWVGTLSGLNRLRAGSGRFERFVTDPRVPGTLNKDMGMSLFEDRGGSLWVGTNAGGLNRYSPLRQRFPLFRRNPSVPGSLSHDTIRSFAMGRDGTLWVGTLEGYLNRYDPATRGFVAIRVPERGNEADSVATVSAIREDRQGVLWLGTWGYGLKQYDPRTGKFRDYRHDPADPASLSSDLVQFVFEDSRGTLWVGTQDGLNRYERARDAFTVIRSDPADPRSLSQNSLQSQAVCEGSDGCLWFGTWHGLNRYDPRTGRFDRFLHQPGRPDSLSDNQIVSLCMDRSNTLWIGTYGGGLNRMSTPGIFRCYTKKQGLPNNVIYAILEDERGRLWLSTNQGLSRFDPREEVFRNFDIDDGLQGNQFFWGAAFRSPSGELFFGGTNGFNAFFPDEIADSLFVPPVVLTGFYKFNQPFPLETPLEELREVELSWRDNMISFEFAALDFTAPGKNRYRYMLVGFDRDWIHTPAGRRVANYTNLAPGRYVLQVRGSNGDGVWNEAGPNVVIVITPPFWKTRWAYAGYAILAGLALLGASRFYTRRHRREMARRQRELDEQIRVNERLTKADRLKNDFVSNVSHELKTPLTSIMGFAALMKKKLAELVLNEAVEEPRRRKAAGQLAENLDIVLDEGSRMQALIQDLLDLDELESGSVTWRNDAVDMCALLREVTDGFRPRAALRGIEVVDRVPRELPPVRGDRDRLAQVVSKLLDNALKFSPDNGRISATAEAVRATSDPKAADGRQTLLFAFSNAGEAISPEDQEKIFEKFGQSGDTLTSKPRGAGLGLPIARIIITRHGGRIWYQGAPDGSSVFCFTLPAVCES, from the coding sequence GTGGGAGAAACCGTCTCGAAACCGCTGATGACCACCCGGTCGGAGCCTGGCCCCGAAGGGGCGACGTCGGTCGCGGCGCCGCCCGGGGTCGAAGGGCCGGTCCGCGTCGAGGGGCGCCCGGGGAGCGGCCGCCGGGTCGCCCGCGGAGTGAGGGCCCTCGCTTGTCGGAGCGCGGGGGGGGCGGATGGTGCGGGGCGGGGGAACCCGCCGCGTGCTTTCATCCTCTGGGTGGGTGTCCTGGTCTCGTTCTGGGCGGGCGCGGTGATTGCGGACGGTCCGGCGCCGTACCCGGGGCGTTTCTCCGGGCCGGTGACTCCGAGCTTCCTCGCGCTGACGACCCGGGACGGGCTGTCCAACGATGCCGTCCACGCCATCGTCCAGGACAAGGCCGGATTTCTGTGGATCGGCACCGAAGACGGCTTGAACCGGTACGACGGGTACGCCTTCAAGGTTTTCAGCCATGATCCGGCCGACCCGGGCTCCCTGGCGGACGATTTTATCTGGTGCGCCCTGGTGGACCGCTCGGGCACGCTCTGGGTAGGCACCGGGGAGGGGGGGCTCGCCCGCTACGACCGCGGGAAGGAGTGTTTCGAGCACTTCCGCCACGACCCCGCCAACCCGGGCTCCCTCAGTGACGACGACGTCCGGTGCATTTACGAGGACCGGTCCGGCGCCCTCTGGGTCGGGACGCTCCAGGGCGGCTTGAATGTCCTTCTCCCCGGAAGCCGGGTTTTCACCCGTTTCCAGAATGTCCCCGGAGATCCCGGCTCCTTGAGCAGCAATGCGGTCCTCTCCGTGGTCGAGGACCGAAGCGGGACCCTCTGGGTGGGGACCCAGCGCGGTCTCAATCGCCTGGACCGCTCCACCGGACGTTTCGAGAGGGTCCTGAACGACCCGGCCAACCCCGCCAGCCTGGGCGGCGACGACGTGCTGGTGCTCTCGGAAAGCCCCGACGGCAAGCTCTGGGCGGGGACCAACGGGGGGCTGTCGGTATTCGACCCGGCGGGGAGGGTGTTCAGGACGTTTCGAAGCGATTCCTCGGACAGTGGGAGCCTGAGCAACAACCGGATCCTGTCCATTCTGCCCGCCCGCAACGGTGATCTCTGGGTCGGGACGCTCTCCGGCCTGAACCGTCTGCGGGCGGGGTCCGGCCGTTTCGAGCGTTTCGTCACCGACCCGCGCGTGCCCGGGACACTGAACAAGGACATGGGGATGAGCCTCTTCGAAGACCGGGGCGGAAGTCTCTGGGTCGGGACCAATGCCGGGGGCTTGAACAGATACAGCCCGCTGCGCCAGCGGTTCCCCCTCTTCCGGCGGAACCCCTCGGTCCCCGGGAGCCTGAGCCACGACACGATCCGGTCCTTCGCCATGGGCCGCGACGGCACGCTCTGGGTGGGGACCCTGGAAGGCTACCTGAACCGGTACGACCCCGCCACCCGGGGGTTCGTCGCGATCCGCGTCCCCGAACGGGGGAACGAGGCCGATTCCGTGGCCACCGTGTCCGCCATCCGGGAGGACCGCCAGGGCGTGCTCTGGTTGGGGACCTGGGGATACGGCCTCAAGCAGTACGATCCCCGGACGGGGAAATTCAGGGATTACCGCCACGACCCGGCGGACCCGGCCAGCCTCAGTTCGGACCTGGTCCAGTTCGTGTTCGAGGACAGCCGCGGGACCCTCTGGGTCGGGACCCAGGACGGCCTGAACCGGTACGAACGGGCCCGGGACGCCTTCACCGTCATCCGGAGCGACCCGGCGGACCCCCGGAGCCTCAGCCAGAACAGCCTGCAGTCCCAGGCCGTCTGCGAAGGGTCGGACGGCTGCCTTTGGTTCGGCACCTGGCACGGCCTGAACCGTTACGACCCCCGTACCGGCCGTTTCGACCGCTTTCTCCACCAGCCCGGGCGCCCGGACAGCCTCAGCGACAACCAGATCGTCTCCCTGTGCATGGACCGGTCGAACACGCTGTGGATCGGGACTTACGGGGGTGGGCTGAACCGGATGAGCACCCCCGGGATCTTCCGGTGTTACACGAAGAAACAGGGTCTGCCCAACAACGTGATCTACGCCATCCTGGAGGACGAGCGGGGACGGCTGTGGTTGAGCACCAACCAGGGGCTGTCGCGTTTCGACCCCCGGGAGGAGGTTTTCCGGAACTTCGACATCGACGACGGGCTCCAGGGCAACCAGTTCTTCTGGGGAGCGGCTTTCCGGAGCCCGTCCGGCGAGTTGTTCTTCGGAGGGACCAACGGGTTCAACGCGTTCTTCCCGGACGAGATCGCGGACAGCCTCTTCGTGCCGCCGGTGGTCCTGACGGGTTTTTACAAGTTCAACCAACCTTTCCCGCTGGAGACTCCCCTGGAAGAACTCCGGGAGGTCGAACTCTCCTGGCGGGACAACATGATCTCCTTCGAATTCGCCGCCCTGGATTTTACAGCTCCCGGCAAGAACCGGTACCGGTACATGCTGGTCGGTTTCGACCGCGACTGGATTCACACCCCGGCCGGACGCCGGGTGGCCAACTACACCAACCTGGCGCCGGGGCGTTACGTGCTGCAGGTCCGGGGCTCGAACGGCGACGGCGTCTGGAACGAGGCCGGGCCCAACGTCGTCATCGTCATCACGCCGCCCTTCTGGAAAACCCGCTGGGCTTACGCCGGCTACGCGATCCTGGCCGGGCTCGCCCTGCTGGGGGCCTCCCGGTTCTACACCCGGCGGCATCGCCGGGAGATGGCCCGCCGGCAGCGGGAACTCGACGAGCAGATCCGGGTGAACGAGCGCCTGACGAAGGCGGACCGGCTGAAGAACGACTTCGTCTCCAACGTTTCCCACGAACTCAAGACCCCTCTGACCTCCATCATGGGCTTCGCGGCCCTGATGAAGAAGAAGCTGGCGGAACTCGTGCTGAACGAGGCCGTCGAGGAACCGAGGCGCCGGAAGGCGGCCGGGCAGCTGGCGGAGAACCTCGATATCGTCTTGGACGAGGGGTCGCGCATGCAGGCGCTCATCCAGGACCTGCTGGACCTCGACGAACTGGAGAGCGGCTCCGTGACCTGGCGCAACGACGCGGTGGACATGTGCGCCCTGCTGCGCGAGGTGACCGACGGCTTCCGGCCCCGGGCGGCCCTTCGGGGGATCGAGGTCGTCGACCGCGTGCCCCGGGAGCTTCCCCCCGTGCGGGGCGACCGGGACCGACTCGCCCAGGTGGTGAGCAAACTTCTCGACAACGCGCTGAAATTCTCCCCGGACAACGGGCGGATCTCCGCCACCGCCGAAGCGGTCAGGGCGACTTCGGACCCGAAGGCCGCGGACGGGAGGCAGACCCTGCTGTTCGCCTTCTCCAACGCCGGCGAGGCCATCTCACCCGAGGACCAGGAGAAGATCTTCGAGAAATTCGGGCAGTCCGGCGACACGTTGACGTCGAAGCCCCGCGGCGCCGGCCTGGGCCTTCCCATCGCCCGGATCATCATCACCCGCCATGGCGGCCGGATCTGGTACCAGGGCGCCCCCGACGGCAGCTCGGTTTTCTGCTTCACCCTCCCCGCGGTCTGCGAAAGCTGA
- a CDS encoding isoaspartyl peptidase/L-asparaginase translates to MRFLYVSNSPVSRSVRWAAALLGILMVLPGWCLSAGGKPVFVIAVHGGAGAMGPESFKPGEIEACEAALRDALEAGHRILRQGGTSLDAVEAAVRVLEDSPLFNAGKGSVFNADGKIEMDASIMDGRTGAAGAVAAVRHVKNPVSLARKVMENSPHVLLAGDGAEVFAREQGVELAPEDYFFTEKRWKQLQDIKEKERKEKEKPSPDLPKEKGQGKGACENAGKGSLRGGAPDVHGTVGAVALDTHGNLAAATSTGGRVNKRFGRVGDTPIPGAGCWADNRTCAVSATGHGEFFIREVVAYDIAARMEYLGVSLEKAAWQVVLGKLAAQGGEGGIIAVDAKGRVSLRFNTAGMFRGVMGADGKAEVKIFKD, encoded by the coding sequence ATGAGATTTCTGTATGTGTCAAATTCTCCGGTGTCCAGATCAGTGCGGTGGGCGGCGGCCCTGCTGGGGATCCTGATGGTTCTTCCCGGGTGGTGCCTCTCGGCGGGGGGAAAGCCCGTTTTCGTCATCGCCGTCCACGGGGGGGCCGGGGCGATGGGCCCCGAGAGCTTCAAGCCCGGGGAAATCGAGGCCTGCGAGGCGGCCTTGCGCGACGCCCTGGAGGCCGGCCACCGCATCCTGCGCCAGGGCGGGACGAGCCTGGACGCCGTGGAGGCCGCCGTCCGGGTCCTGGAGGACTCGCCCCTCTTCAACGCCGGCAAGGGGTCCGTCTTCAACGCCGACGGGAAGATCGAGATGGACGCCTCCATCATGGACGGACGGACGGGCGCGGCCGGGGCCGTGGCCGCGGTTCGGCACGTGAAGAACCCGGTCTCCCTCGCGCGGAAGGTGATGGAGAACTCGCCTCACGTCCTGCTGGCCGGGGACGGGGCCGAGGTTTTCGCCCGCGAGCAGGGGGTCGAGTTGGCGCCGGAGGACTACTTCTTCACCGAGAAGCGTTGGAAACAGCTCCAGGACATCAAGGAGAAGGAACGGAAGGAAAAGGAGAAACCGTCACCCGACCTTCCAAAGGAAAAGGGGCAGGGAAAAGGCGCCTGCGAAAACGCGGGAAAGGGCTCCCTCCGCGGGGGCGCGCCGGACGTCCATGGCACCGTGGGCGCCGTGGCCCTGGACACCCACGGGAACCTGGCCGCGGCCACCTCCACGGGGGGCAGGGTGAACAAGCGCTTCGGGCGCGTGGGAGACACCCCCATCCCGGGGGCGGGGTGCTGGGCCGACAACCGCACCTGCGCCGTTTCCGCCACGGGCCACGGGGAGTTTTTCATCCGCGAGGTCGTGGCCTACGACATCGCCGCCCGGATGGAGTACCTCGGGGTGTCCCTGGAGAAAGCGGCTTGGCAGGTCGTCCTGGGAAAACTGGCCGCCCAGGGCGGGGAAGGGGGGATCATCGCCGTGGACGCGAAGGGGCGGGTGAGCCTGCGCTTCAACACCGCCGGGATGTTCCGGGGGGTCATGGGGGCCGACGGAAAGGCCGAGGTGAAGATCTTCAAGGACTGA
- a CDS encoding aspartate aminotransferase family protein: protein MTPDEFRRHGHALVEWIARYWERVETFPVLSRVKPGEVAAQLPERAPETGEPFERVLEDVERFILPGLTHWQSPNFFAYFPANASGPGVLGDMLSAGLGVQGMSWATSPACTELETRVLDWVADLAGLPERFLSKGPGGGVIQDSASSAVLCAILAARDQALASGAGGPLTAYASQHAHSSVEKGIRVAGIGSANLRQIGCDAAFAMCPDRLGEAVARDRAAGFRPFFVSATVGTTSSNAMDPLRAIGEICRREGLWFHVDGAMSGTAAVCPEFRGLFDGLELADSYCFNPHKWMFTNFDCDCFWVADRGPLIRSLSILPEYLRNQATESGAVIDYRDWQVPLGRRFRALKLWFVLRHYGAEGIRHHVREHVRLARLFADWVSSDPDFELAAPVPLNLACFRHRGGDAVNQAILDTVNNGGKLFLSHTKLEDRLTLRFSVGQTWTVERHVRSAWDVIRQAAREAVR from the coding sequence ATGACCCCCGACGAGTTCCGGCGGCACGGCCACGCCCTCGTGGAGTGGATCGCCCGCTACTGGGAGCGCGTGGAGACCTTCCCCGTTCTCTCGCGCGTGAAACCCGGCGAGGTGGCGGCGCAGCTGCCGGAGCGGGCGCCTGAGACCGGCGAGCCCTTCGAGCGGGTGCTCGAGGACGTGGAGCGCTTCATCCTCCCCGGGTTGACCCACTGGCAGTCGCCCAACTTCTTCGCGTACTTCCCGGCCAACGCCTCGGGGCCCGGCGTCCTCGGGGACATGCTCTCCGCGGGACTGGGTGTCCAGGGGATGTCCTGGGCCACCTCCCCCGCCTGCACGGAACTCGAGACCCGGGTCCTGGACTGGGTGGCGGACCTGGCCGGCCTCCCGGAGCGGTTCTTGTCGAAAGGCCCGGGGGGCGGGGTGATCCAGGACTCGGCGTCCAGCGCGGTCCTGTGCGCGATCCTGGCCGCTCGCGATCAGGCCTTGGCCTCCGGAGCCGGGGGGCCGCTCACCGCCTACGCGTCGCAACACGCCCACTCCTCCGTGGAAAAGGGGATCCGTGTCGCCGGGATCGGCAGCGCCAACCTCCGGCAGATCGGCTGCGACGCGGCCTTCGCCATGTGCCCCGACCGGCTGGGGGAAGCCGTCGCCCGGGACCGCGCCGCCGGCTTCCGCCCCTTCTTCGTCTCCGCCACGGTGGGGACCACCTCCTCCAATGCCATGGACCCGCTGCGGGCCATCGGGGAGATCTGCCGCCGAGAGGGGCTCTGGTTCCACGTGGACGGGGCCATGTCGGGTACGGCGGCGGTCTGCCCGGAGTTCCGGGGGCTCTTCGACGGACTGGAACTGGCCGACAGCTACTGTTTCAACCCCCACAAGTGGATGTTCACCAACTTCGACTGCGACTGCTTCTGGGTGGCGGACCGGGGGCCGCTCATCCGGTCGCTCTCCATCCTTCCCGAGTACCTGCGGAACCAGGCCACCGAGTCGGGGGCGGTCATCGACTACCGGGACTGGCAGGTCCCGCTGGGCAGGCGCTTCCGGGCCCTGAAGCTCTGGTTCGTCCTGCGCCACTACGGGGCCGAGGGAATCCGCCACCACGTGCGGGAGCACGTGCGGCTGGCCCGGCTCTTCGCGGATTGGGTGTCCTCGGACCCCGATTTCGAGCTGGCGGCGCCGGTCCCCCTCAACCTGGCCTGCTTCCGCCACCGGGGCGGGGACGCCGTGAACCAGGCCATCCTGGACACGGTCAACAACGGGGGGAAACTCTTCCTCTCCCACACGAAGCTGGAGGACAGGCTGACCCTCCGCTTCAGCGTGGGGCAGACCTGGACCGTCGAGCGCCACGTACGCTCGGCCTGGGACGTCATCCGCCAGGCCGCCCGCGAGGCGGTCCGCTGA
- a CDS encoding TonB family protein, with the protein MFDKLLDSAPRRGKTRKPSTLVVSVVLHSSVLLTLVVVPLFMPDLLESTDLLMFVSSPPPAETWFPEAKVKPPQERPPDAGPEKPDDHLAVPPEGFQEPTAVTETVPDIDRRPALPVDDNADVGIPIGGPGQDPAGTPGIRHTGIRVPDAVIDLPSAPPVPRETPPASTGPALFRSELLASKLIHRVEPAYPELARRSRTQGVVILKIVVGVDGKVASVTPVSGNPLLVPAAVDAVLKWVYSPTTLNALPVEITGTVVVNFVLRQ; encoded by the coding sequence ATGTTCGACAAACTGCTCGATTCCGCCCCGCGGCGCGGCAAGACGCGCAAACCCTCCACCCTCGTCGTGTCCGTGGTGCTCCACAGCTCCGTGCTGCTCACCCTGGTCGTGGTCCCCCTCTTCATGCCGGACCTCCTGGAAAGCACCGACCTCCTGATGTTCGTTTCCTCCCCGCCCCCCGCGGAAACCTGGTTCCCCGAGGCCAAGGTGAAGCCCCCCCAGGAAAGGCCCCCGGACGCCGGCCCCGAGAAGCCGGACGACCACCTGGCCGTCCCCCCGGAAGGTTTCCAGGAACCGACGGCGGTCACCGAAACGGTCCCGGACATCGACCGACGGCCCGCCCTGCCGGTGGACGACAATGCAGACGTCGGCATCCCCATCGGGGGGCCAGGCCAGGACCCCGCCGGCACGCCCGGCATCCGGCACACGGGCATCCGGGTCCCCGACGCCGTCATCGATCTTCCGTCGGCGCCCCCGGTACCGCGCGAAACCCCGCCGGCCTCCACCGGCCCCGCCCTGTTCCGAAGCGAGCTGCTGGCGTCGAAGCTGATCCACCGCGTCGAGCCCGCCTACCCGGAACTGGCCCGCCGCTCCCGCACCCAGGGGGTCGTGATTCTCAAGATCGTGGTGGGCGTCGACGGGAAAGTCGCCTCCGTAACGCCCGTCAGCGGAAACCCGCTGCTGGTCCCGGCGGCGGTGGATGCCGTCCTGAAATGGGTGTATTCACCCACCACCCTCAACGCGCTGCCCGTCGAGATTACCGGGACCGTGGTCGTCAACTTCGTCCTCCGGCAGTAG
- the rpiB gene encoding ribose 5-phosphate isomerase B: MNFVIGSDHAGFETKEAIRREMIAWGLAVEDAGVFDTSPADYPDIAKVVASKVCANPGTMGVLVCGSGVGMSIVANRFRGVRAALSFNVEVAELCRRHNDANVLVLPGRFLSLDEALRMVRAWVDTPFDGGRHQRRLDKIAALDRER, encoded by the coding sequence ATGAACTTTGTCATCGGAAGCGACCACGCCGGGTTCGAGACCAAGGAGGCGATCCGCCGCGAGATGATCGCCTGGGGCCTGGCGGTGGAGGACGCGGGCGTCTTCGACACGAGCCCCGCCGACTACCCCGACATCGCAAAGGTCGTTGCCTCTAAGGTTTGTGCGAACCCGGGGACCATGGGTGTCCTGGTCTGCGGGAGCGGGGTGGGGATGTCCATCGTGGCCAACCGCTTCCGGGGCGTGCGGGCCGCCCTCAGCTTCAACGTCGAGGTGGCCGAACTCTGCCGGCGGCACAACGATGCCAACGTCCTGGTGCTTCCCGGCCGGTTCCTGTCCCTGGATGAGGCCCTCCGCATGGTGCGCGCCTGGGTCGACACCCCCTTCGACGGGGGGCGGCATCAGCGGCGCCTCGACAAGATCGCCGCCCTGGACCGGGAACGCTGA
- a CDS encoding fused MFS/spermidine synthase yields MTVRALYMITVFLGSALLFLVQPLAAKLILPAFGGASSVWTTCMLFFQALLLAGYAYAHGSFTVGGPPRQRFLHAVVLLLPVLLLPVGFPPGFDPARHGLPPALALLGVLAVGVGAPFFALSAGTPVLQRWYAASGGGGRDPYFLYAASNFGSFAGLLGYPVLLEPGLPLGSQTRAWSAGFVLYAALALLCAFTVRKHPAVDATETGAGRAPVTTPPPRPGERAAWIVLSAVPCSLLLGVTSFLTTNVAPVPLLWVVPLGLYLLTLCAAFARPDRFSTAGLGRALGVLAAPVAALMVIESSRFVLATATLHLVFFTLGALFCHVRLSRMRPPAQRLTGYYLCISLGGVLGGVFNALLAPVVFRSLAEYPIALVTLLLLLPRRSGAPSPRADLLCALGTGVLAAAPLLAMGPGWENAPWRNAAIIGPPILFAFLWAGRPMRYALSLGAVFLVSNGLHSACPGRVLAADRNFYGVHRVIESPDGRLRAFLNGNTVHGCQLTAPEARRVATSYYHATGPAGQVLAALKGSPRARDVGVVGLGAGVLAAHAEPGQTFTFFELDPYVIRVATDPGLFTFLSDCRGRVRIVPGDARLTLRHQPAHSLDLLVLDAFTSDSIPVHVMTREAVALYLEKLRPNGLVLFHVSNHYLDLSRPLACTARDLGLTARLQRDNLVAPRDRLEKKDPSWWVLMGRSERDMGPLARDPRWQPLSPLPGDHPWTDDYSNLLGVFRFRN; encoded by the coding sequence ATGACTGTCCGGGCGCTCTACATGATCACGGTCTTCCTGGGGTCGGCCCTCCTCTTCCTCGTCCAGCCCCTGGCGGCCAAGCTGATCCTCCCCGCCTTCGGGGGCGCCTCGTCGGTGTGGACGACCTGCATGCTCTTCTTCCAGGCCCTCCTCCTGGCCGGCTACGCCTACGCCCACGGGTCCTTCACGGTCGGGGGGCCCCCCCGGCAGCGTTTTCTCCACGCGGTCGTCCTCCTCCTTCCGGTGCTGCTCCTCCCCGTGGGTTTCCCCCCGGGCTTCGACCCCGCCCGGCACGGCCTGCCGCCCGCCCTGGCCCTCCTGGGCGTGCTGGCCGTCGGCGTCGGGGCGCCCTTCTTCGCCCTTTCCGCGGGAACACCGGTTCTCCAGCGCTGGTACGCCGCCTCGGGCGGGGGGGGCCGGGACCCCTATTTCCTTTACGCGGCCAGCAACTTCGGCAGCTTCGCCGGCCTGCTGGGATATCCCGTTCTCCTCGAGCCCGGGCTCCCCCTCGGGTCGCAGACGAGGGCCTGGAGCGCGGGTTTCGTTCTGTACGCCGCCCTCGCCCTCCTGTGCGCGTTCACCGTCCGGAAGCACCCGGCCGTGGACGCCACGGAGACCGGGGCGGGGCGGGCGCCCGTCACAACCCCTCCCCCCCGGCCGGGCGAGCGCGCGGCCTGGATCGTCCTCTCGGCGGTCCCCTGCAGCCTCCTGCTGGGGGTCACCTCCTTCCTCACCACCAATGTCGCGCCCGTCCCCCTGCTCTGGGTCGTTCCCCTGGGGCTTTACCTTCTCACCCTGTGCGCCGCCTTCGCCCGGCCCGACCGGTTCTCCACCGCCGGCCTCGGCCGCGCCCTGGGGGTCCTGGCCGCCCCCGTGGCGGCCCTGATGGTGATCGAGTCCTCCCGCTTCGTCCTGGCCACCGCGACCCTGCACCTGGTCTTCTTCACCCTGGGGGCGCTGTTCTGCCACGTGCGCCTCTCCCGGATGAGGCCGCCGGCCCAACGGCTCACCGGCTACTATCTCTGCATCTCCCTGGGGGGGGTGCTGGGCGGCGTTTTCAACGCCCTCCTCGCGCCCGTCGTCTTCCGCTCCCTGGCCGAGTACCCCATCGCCCTCGTGACCCTCCTTCTCCTCCTGCCGCGGCGCTCCGGCGCCCCCTCCCCCCGGGCCGACCTCCTGTGCGCCCTCGGGACGGGCGTACTGGCCGCCGCCCCGCTCCTGGCGATGGGCCCCGGCTGGGAGAACGCGCCGTGGCGAAACGCCGCCATCATCGGGCCCCCGATCCTTTTCGCGTTTTTGTGGGCGGGAAGACCGATGCGGTACGCGCTGTCGCTGGGGGCGGTCTTCCTCGTCTCGAACGGGCTCCACAGTGCCTGCCCGGGCCGCGTCCTGGCGGCGGACCGGAACTTCTACGGGGTTCACCGCGTGATCGAGTCCCCCGACGGGCGTCTTCGCGCCTTCCTGAACGGCAACACGGTCCACGGGTGCCAGCTCACCGCCCCGGAGGCCCGTCGGGTGGCCACGAGCTACTACCACGCCACGGGGCCCGCGGGTCAGGTCCTCGCCGCGCTGAAGGGGTCCCCCCGGGCCCGGGACGTGGGGGTCGTGGGCCTCGGGGCCGGGGTCCTGGCCGCCCACGCGGAGCCGGGGCAGACCTTCACCTTCTTCGAGCTGGACCCCTACGTGATCCGGGTGGCCACCGACCCGGGCCTCTTCACCTTCCTGTCCGACTGCCGGGGCCGGGTGCGGATCGTCCCGGGGGACGCCCGGCTGACCCTCCGTCACCAGCCGGCCCACTCCCTCGACCTCCTGGTCCTCGACGCCTTCACCTCGGACTCCATCCCCGTCCACGTCATGACGCGGGAGGCCGTTGCGCTCTACCTCGAGAAGCTCCGCCCGAACGGGCTTGTACTCTTTCACGTTTCCAACCACTATCTCGACCTCTCCCGGCCCCTGGCGTGCACGGCGCGGGACCTGGGGCTCACGGCCCGCCTGCAGCGGGACAACCTGGTCGCCCCGCGGGACCGGCTCGAGAAAAAGGACCCGTCCTGGTGGGTCCTCATGGGGCGCTCGGAGCGCGACATGGGCCCCCTGGCCCGCGACCCTCGCTGGCAGCCCCTCTCGCCCCTCCCCGGCGACCACCCCTGGACGGACGATTACTCCAACCTCCTGGGCGTCTTCCGGTTCCGTAACTGA